A genomic segment from Deltaproteobacteria bacterium encodes:
- a CDS encoding type IV toxin-antitoxin system AbiEi family antitoxin domain-containing protein: protein MHHQRTPRLKPLLDAVPAGFMVDTPWLRAQGIDPKSIHDYVARGWLERVVRGVYRRPLPEGARDAYGESWEIPLLSLQWLMKYAVHLGGESALDVLGYAHYLSLGGKPRVWFYGEAPSWIKRLPIGTQIVVRRRTLFGDALLGIEDAGSGAGAGGPTVGVWRWPLKASSPERAILEALDELPRHASFENLDKVFEGLASLRPGRLMALLTACRSVKVRRLFFVFADRHGHKWRKHLDASRIDLGSGPRALVEGGKLHPTYRIYVPQALAPEQPAAVDSNA from the coding sequence ATGCACCATCAAAGAACACCACGTCTGAAACCGCTCCTGGATGCGGTGCCCGCCGGCTTCATGGTGGACACGCCGTGGCTCAGGGCCCAGGGCATCGACCCCAAGTCCATCCACGACTATGTCGCCCGCGGGTGGCTTGAGCGGGTTGTCCGCGGGGTCTACCGCCGTCCGTTGCCGGAAGGCGCACGGGATGCCTACGGAGAGTCCTGGGAAATCCCCCTTCTCTCCCTGCAATGGCTTATGAAGTACGCCGTGCATCTGGGCGGGGAGAGCGCCCTTGACGTGCTCGGCTACGCGCATTACCTGAGCCTCGGAGGAAAGCCGCGCGTGTGGTTCTACGGCGAGGCGCCGTCCTGGATCAAGCGGCTGCCGATCGGGACGCAGATCGTGGTGCGCCGGCGCACGCTCTTTGGCGATGCCCTGCTGGGCATCGAGGATGCCGGTTCCGGGGCCGGGGCGGGCGGACCAACGGTGGGCGTGTGGCGCTGGCCCCTCAAGGCGTCGTCTCCCGAACGGGCCATCCTTGAGGCCCTTGACGAACTGCCGCGGCACGCGAGCTTCGAGAACCTGGACAAGGTATTCGAGGGACTGGCGTCGCTCCGGCCCGGGCGGCTCATGGCGCTCTTGACGGCTTGCCGCAGCGTTAAGGTGCGCAGGCTGTTCTTCGTCTTCGCGGACAGGCACGGGCACAAATGGCGCAAACACCTGGACGCATCGAGGATCGACCTCGGATCGGGACCGCGGGCCTTGGTGGAGGGCGGCAAGCTTCACCCGACCTACCGCATCTATGTGCCCCAGGCACTGGCGCCCGAGCAACCCGCGGCGGTGGACAGCAATGCTTGA
- a CDS encoding iron ABC transporter permease — MQDTQITPAGAAPAAVHVPDRRARSRSPRLDGWTLGILALAALFVSPLLAVLGIALDNSGDAWAHLVSTVLGTYIGQTLLLIAGVGAGVLVIGVGTAWLVTLFEFPGRRVLQWALLLPLAMPSYIAAYAYTDLLEYAGPVQTGLRQLFGWHRPGDYWFPEIRSLGGAATFMSLVLYPYVYLLARSAFVEQSQNLWDAARGLGHGTWSCFRRVGLPLARPAIAVGVLLALMETLNDFGTVDYFAVQTLTVGVYRVWFGMNNTPAAAQLASMVLVLVLVMAALEHIARGRRRFQFSQSAPRRDVIGCLKGARGVLACLACAAPVALGFVVPAALLGASAIGSEDAGVGVSTLGLAFNSVAVASVAALVCLCGGLFLAYGARLSGTGLVRTATRLASIGYAIPGVVLAVGVLIPAAALDNLVDGFMRQYFGTSTGLIFSGTLYALIFACTVRFLALSFGSVEAGLTKITPNMDAAARSLGQRPGGVLARIHFPLLRGSLMTGAMLVFVDAMKELPMTLILRPFNFNTLATHVYEYASYEAFEQAALPALAIVVAGLAPVISLSLGFAGSRRSSQA; from the coding sequence ATGCAGGACACGCAGATCACTCCCGCCGGCGCGGCCCCGGCCGCCGTGCACGTTCCCGACCGCCGCGCCCGCTCCCGATCACCCCGGCTCGACGGCTGGACCCTCGGCATCCTCGCCCTGGCGGCGCTCTTCGTCAGCCCGCTGCTGGCGGTGCTGGGCATCGCCCTGGACAACAGCGGCGACGCGTGGGCGCACCTCGTATCCACCGTCCTGGGAACCTACATCGGCCAGACCCTTCTGCTCATCGCCGGCGTGGGCGCGGGCGTGCTGGTCATCGGCGTGGGCACCGCCTGGCTGGTCACCCTGTTCGAGTTTCCCGGACGGCGCGTCCTCCAGTGGGCGCTGCTGCTGCCGCTGGCCATGCCCTCCTACATCGCGGCGTACGCCTACACCGACCTGCTCGAATACGCCGGGCCGGTGCAGACCGGCCTGCGCCAACTCTTCGGCTGGCACCGTCCCGGCGACTACTGGTTTCCCGAGATCCGCTCTCTTGGCGGCGCCGCGACGTTCATGTCGCTGGTCCTCTACCCCTACGTCTACCTGCTGGCACGGTCGGCCTTCGTCGAGCAGTCGCAGAACCTGTGGGACGCCGCCCGTGGCCTCGGCCACGGCACCTGGAGCTGCTTCCGGCGGGTGGGCCTGCCGCTGGCGCGACCGGCCATCGCGGTGGGCGTGCTGCTGGCGCTGATGGAGACCCTTAACGACTTCGGCACCGTGGACTACTTCGCGGTGCAGACCCTGACCGTCGGCGTGTACCGCGTGTGGTTCGGCATGAACAACACGCCGGCCGCGGCGCAGTTGGCCTCCATGGTGTTGGTTCTGGTGCTGGTGATGGCCGCCCTGGAGCACATCGCCCGGGGCCGGCGGCGTTTCCAGTTCAGCCAGTCCGCGCCCCGGCGTGATGTCATCGGGTGCCTGAAGGGCGCCCGCGGCGTGCTGGCGTGCCTCGCCTGCGCCGCGCCCGTGGCCCTGGGCTTCGTGGTTCCCGCCGCGCTGCTGGGTGCTTCCGCCATCGGCAGCGAAGACGCCGGCGTCGGCGTCAGCACCCTGGGCCTCGCTTTCAACAGCGTGGCGGTGGCGAGCGTCGCCGCGCTCGTGTGCCTGTGCGGCGGCCTCTTCCTGGCCTACGGCGCGCGCCTGTCCGGCACCGGCTTGGTGCGCACCGCCACCCGCCTGGCAAGCATCGGTTACGCGATCCCGGGCGTCGTACTGGCGGTGGGCGTGTTGATCCCCGCGGCCGCCCTCGACAACCTCGTCGACGGTTTCATGCGCCAGTACTTCGGAACCTCCACCGGACTGATCTTCAGCGGTACGCTGTACGCCCTGATCTTCGCCTGCACCGTGCGCTTCCTCGCCCTGTCGTTCGGTTCGGTGGAAGCCGGACTCACCAAGATCACGCCCAACATGGACGCGGCCGCCCGCTCCCTCGGGCAGCGTCCGGGCGGCGTGCTCGCCCGCATCCACTTCCCGCTGCTCCGGGGCAGCCTCATGACCGGCGCCATGCTCGTCTTCGTGGACGCCATGAAGGAGCTGCCCATGACGCTGATCCTGCGCCCCTTCAACTTCAACACCCTGGCAACCCACGTCTACGAGTACGCCTCCTACGAGGCCTTCGAGCAGGCCGCGCTTCCGGCCCTCGCCATCGTCGTCGCCGGCCTCGCTCCCGTGATCAGCCTCAGCCTCGGCTTCGCCGGCTCACGGAGGTCTTCGCAGGCGTAG
- the speA gene encoding biosynthetic arginine decarboxylase, whose protein sequence is MKRLPLGGDDPFAHWRSWGEGFVNVNDAGHLEVITDSATAGKVDLHELVTRLQRRGVRPPVLVRFPQLIDRQMEILQRAFRTATETFDYRGSYTSVYPLKVNSRKATVARVCAAGRPYGAGLEVGTKAELCIALSMLRDSTGPIICNGYKDSAYLELAAAAAAAGYNIIVVFERPREYELIAELRAKGLPCPRLGARVKLNASGMGRWEESSGDLSKFGLTASDLLDCTRLLKECKMLDRLRLLHFHLGSQITHIRNFKQALQEALRFYVELKELGVPLDTLDVGGGLGVDYDGSNSSADSSVNYNVQEYANDIIYTTKEVLDRARITEPRIITEAGRFLVTHHAALLVDPLEQPKTSPKPGRARARASNVDAVNELNDMVVEINSKNWREYLHDAYQKKDEMLSAFSLGFLSLKQRAQAESAFSRIVEHASRYARHGRFDGEDKAALERIAARLHAFNFSIFKSLPDSWILDMLFPIMPTSRLKEKPTLKAVLADLTCDSDGVINKFSHPQEPRSTFELHALPWDDSYALAVLFVGAYQEALSSDHNLFGRPAEVTVETDAAGAPAILDVRESDTCADMLGRWGYEELAQEQAPRELHAVPGPAQADAPSTRLERLLAQVLGGGTYLDRDVAAADTTATREADTTMKRAGLPRSSEPKRVRSATGF, encoded by the coding sequence ATGAAAAGGCTGCCATTGGGAGGCGATGACCCGTTTGCACACTGGCGTTCGTGGGGCGAAGGCTTCGTGAACGTGAACGACGCGGGTCACCTGGAGGTCATCACGGATTCGGCCACGGCCGGCAAGGTCGACCTGCACGAACTCGTGACCCGCTTGCAGCGGCGCGGGGTGCGGCCGCCGGTGCTGGTGCGCTTCCCGCAGCTCATCGACCGCCAGATGGAGATCCTCCAGCGGGCGTTCAGGACGGCCACCGAGACCTTCGACTACCGCGGCTCGTACACCTCCGTCTACCCGCTCAAGGTCAACAGCCGCAAGGCCACTGTGGCGCGCGTCTGCGCGGCCGGGCGGCCCTACGGCGCCGGCCTCGAGGTCGGCACCAAGGCCGAGCTGTGCATCGCCTTGTCCATGCTGCGCGACAGCACGGGTCCGATCATCTGCAACGGCTACAAGGACTCGGCCTATCTCGAGCTGGCGGCCGCGGCCGCGGCGGCCGGCTACAACATCATCGTGGTGTTCGAGCGCCCGCGGGAATACGAGCTCATCGCCGAGCTGCGCGCCAAGGGGCTGCCGTGCCCGCGCCTGGGCGCACGGGTCAAGCTCAACGCCAGCGGCATGGGCCGCTGGGAGGAGTCGTCGGGCGACCTTTCCAAGTTCGGCCTGACCGCGTCCGACCTGCTCGACTGCACCCGGTTGCTCAAGGAATGCAAGATGCTGGACCGCCTGCGTCTGCTGCACTTCCACCTGGGCTCGCAGATCACCCACATCCGCAACTTCAAGCAGGCGCTCCAGGAAGCGCTGCGGTTCTACGTCGAACTGAAGGAACTGGGAGTGCCCCTGGACACCCTGGACGTGGGCGGCGGGCTCGGCGTGGACTACGACGGCAGCAACAGCTCGGCGGATTCCAGCGTCAACTACAACGTCCAGGAATACGCCAACGACATCATCTACACCACCAAGGAAGTGCTCGACCGCGCGCGCATCACGGAACCGCGCATCATCACCGAAGCCGGCCGCTTCCTGGTGACGCACCACGCGGCGCTGTTGGTGGATCCGCTCGAACAGCCCAAGACGAGCCCGAAACCCGGACGCGCCCGGGCGCGCGCGTCCAACGTGGACGCCGTCAACGAGCTCAACGACATGGTGGTGGAGATCAATAGCAAGAACTGGCGCGAGTATCTGCACGACGCCTACCAGAAGAAGGACGAAATGCTCTCGGCCTTCTCCCTGGGGTTTCTCTCGCTCAAGCAGCGCGCCCAGGCGGAGTCCGCCTTCTCGCGCATCGTCGAGCACGCGAGCCGCTACGCGCGCCACGGACGCTTCGACGGCGAGGACAAGGCGGCCCTCGAACGCATCGCCGCGCGCCTGCACGCGTTCAACTTCTCGATCTTCAAGTCGCTGCCGGATAGCTGGATCCTGGACATGCTGTTCCCCATCATGCCCACCAGCCGGCTCAAGGAGAAACCCACCCTCAAGGCGGTCCTGGCGGACCTGACCTGCGACTCCGACGGCGTGATCAACAAGTTCTCGCATCCTCAGGAACCGCGCTCGACCTTCGAGCTCCACGCGTTGCCCTGGGACGACTCCTACGCCCTGGCGGTGCTGTTCGTGGGCGCCTACCAGGAAGCCCTCAGCAGCGACCACAACCTCTTCGGGCGGCCTGCCGAGGTCACGGTGGAAACGGACGCCGCGGGCGCTCCGGCGATCCTCGACGTACGCGAATCCGACACCTGCGCCGACATGCTCGGCCGCTGGGGGTACGAGGAACTCGCCCAGGAGCAGGCGCCGAGGGAACTCCACGCCGTACCCGGCCCGGCCCAGGCCGACGCCCCCTCGACGCGTCTGGAGCGCCTCCTGGCGCAGGTCCTGGGCGGCGGCACCTACCTGGACCGGGATGTCGCGGCGGCGGATACTACCGCTACCCGAGAGGCCGACACCACGATGAAACGGGCCGGTCTACCGCGCTCCAGCGAGCCGAAACGAGTACGTTCGGCGACGGGCTTCTGA
- the ppk1 gene encoding polyphosphate kinase 1, which produces MARRKPNSTLPLRNKEISWLAFNGRVLQEASDPSVPLLERLTFLGIFSSNLDEFFRVRVAHLRRLEQIRAGARRLMGDDPAQVLQEIHAVVLKQQADFESTYRSILGELRRHGISMVTEKDLNRDQQAFIEEFYQQKLRPNLIPLMINHLTEFPQLKDQAIYMAIWLYSSGSRRSEYALIEIPTDVLSRFVILPRAGDRHYVILLDDVIRYCLKDIFSIFPFDHFEAYTIKLTRDAQLDLDDDLYESYIEKISKGLKQRRSGAPVRFIYDNQIPRQLLKLLKDKMGLDDQSGPFIPGGRYHNFKDFMGFPRIGPKDLSAVPLPPLPHKHLDAETTFFKAIRRRDILVHYPYQTFDCLIEFLRQAAIDPKVRSIKMTLYRVARNSKIVNALINASRNGKKVTVVMELQARFDEADNVYWSERLQEEGVRVIHGVPGLKVHAKLILITRVSNRKTVLYANVSSGNFNETTARIYTDDSLFTVDERITSEVKRVFSFLESNYRRTSFKHLLVSPYDTRRKLTRLIDTEIKNAGKGLPAWIILKVNNLEDRGLIKKLYEASEAGVDVRLMVRGMFSLVPGVKDVSERIKATAILDRFLEHSRVMAFADGGDEKFFISSGDWMERNVDHRVEVACPVYDPSLKRRLKDLLDILWDDNVKARVLDKDLRNRYQPATGDRRTHAQEAIYAYLAEHHAPEPEAGVHLRVAR; this is translated from the coding sequence ATGGCCAGACGGAAACCAAATTCGACGCTGCCGCTGCGCAACAAGGAGATCAGTTGGCTGGCGTTCAACGGCCGCGTCCTTCAGGAAGCGTCGGACCCGTCGGTGCCGCTGCTGGAGCGGCTGACCTTTCTCGGCATCTTTTCGTCCAACCTGGACGAGTTCTTTCGCGTGCGCGTCGCGCACCTGCGGCGCCTGGAGCAGATCCGCGCCGGCGCGCGGCGCCTCATGGGCGACGACCCCGCGCAGGTCCTCCAGGAAATCCATGCCGTCGTGCTGAAGCAGCAAGCCGACTTCGAGAGCACTTACCGGAGCATTCTCGGGGAGTTGCGCCGCCACGGCATCTCCATGGTCACGGAAAAGGACCTGAACCGCGATCAGCAAGCGTTTATCGAGGAGTTTTATCAACAGAAGCTGCGCCCGAACCTGATTCCGTTGATGATCAACCACCTGACGGAATTCCCGCAGCTCAAGGACCAAGCCATCTATATGGCCATCTGGCTCTACAGCAGCGGCTCCCGGCGGTCGGAATACGCGCTGATCGAGATCCCCACCGACGTGTTGTCGCGCTTCGTCATCCTGCCGCGGGCGGGCGACCGGCACTACGTCATCCTGCTGGACGACGTCATCCGCTATTGCCTCAAGGACATCTTCTCGATCTTCCCCTTCGACCACTTCGAGGCGTACACGATCAAGCTGACGCGCGACGCCCAGCTCGACCTCGACGACGACCTCTACGAGAGCTACATCGAGAAGATCTCCAAGGGACTCAAGCAGCGCCGCTCCGGGGCGCCGGTGCGCTTCATCTACGACAACCAGATCCCCCGGCAGTTGCTGAAGCTGCTGAAGGACAAGATGGGGCTGGATGACCAGTCCGGACCGTTCATCCCCGGCGGGCGCTACCACAATTTCAAGGACTTCATGGGCTTCCCGCGCATCGGCCCGAAGGACCTGTCGGCGGTCCCGTTGCCGCCGCTGCCGCACAAGCATCTCGACGCGGAGACGACTTTCTTCAAGGCCATCCGGCGCCGGGACATCCTGGTGCACTACCCGTACCAGACCTTCGACTGCCTGATCGAGTTCCTGCGGCAGGCGGCCATCGACCCCAAGGTGCGCTCCATCAAGATGACCCTGTACCGGGTGGCGCGGAACTCGAAGATCGTCAACGCGCTGATCAACGCCAGCCGCAACGGCAAGAAGGTCACGGTGGTGATGGAGCTGCAGGCGCGCTTCGACGAGGCCGACAACGTCTACTGGTCCGAGCGGCTGCAGGAGGAAGGGGTACGGGTCATCCACGGCGTGCCGGGCCTCAAGGTCCACGCCAAGCTGATCCTCATCACCCGGGTGTCGAACCGCAAGACCGTGCTCTACGCCAATGTCAGCAGCGGGAACTTCAACGAGACCACCGCACGCATATACACCGACGACAGCCTCTTCACCGTCGACGAGCGCATCACCAGCGAGGTCAAGCGGGTCTTCAGCTTCCTCGAATCCAATTACCGGCGGACCAGCTTCAAGCACCTGCTGGTCTCCCCGTACGACACCCGGCGCAAGCTCACGCGGCTCATCGACACCGAGATCAAGAACGCCGGCAAGGGCTTGCCCGCCTGGATCATCCTCAAGGTCAACAACCTCGAGGACCGGGGCCTGATCAAGAAGCTCTACGAGGCGAGCGAGGCCGGCGTCGACGTGCGCCTCATGGTGAGGGGGATGTTCTCGCTGGTTCCGGGTGTCAAGGACGTCAGCGAGCGCATCAAGGCCACGGCCATTCTCGACCGCTTCCTGGAACACTCGCGGGTCATGGCGTTCGCGGACGGCGGCGACGAGAAGTTCTTCATATCCTCCGGCGACTGGATGGAACGCAACGTGGACCATCGGGTCGAGGTGGCCTGTCCCGTCTACGACCCCTCGCTCAAGAGACGGCTCAAGGACCTGCTCGACATCCTCTGGGACGACAACGTCAAGGCGCGGGTGCTGGACAAGGACCTGCGCAACCGCTACCAGCCCGCGACCGGAGACAGGCGGACGCACGCCCAGGAAGCCATCTACGCCTACCTGGCCGAACACCACGCACCCGAGCCGGAAGCCGGCGTGCACCTGCGCGTGGCGCGCTGA
- a CDS encoding ABC transporter substrate-binding protein encodes MLIQFITFGENPAVVIARERGLFAAHGIEVETIVTRSSTQQMRGLSDGTYDVASTAFDNVLAWSGREGADIHAVARASERMGLPVYVRPEIGDWEDLRGRLLAVDAVDTAYALVLRRILLAHGLDMLRGDYELDPVGATGPRFESMKSGKTFAGILNPPWDHRAEAEGMRRIADYREVLPNYPGGVFAVTTAWAAAHRRELVDLLKCLAESTAWGNDPANRAEARGVLRDALELDEAGAAKELSSLPATTELDVDGLQVPLDLRVSFELPPGKGADLAVYYDPRYHAEAAG; translated from the coding sequence ATGCTCATTCAGTTCATCACCTTCGGAGAAAACCCCGCGGTCGTCATAGCGCGGGAACGCGGCCTCTTCGCCGCCCACGGCATCGAGGTGGAGACCATCGTCACCCGCAGCTCGACACAGCAGATGCGCGGCCTGAGCGACGGCACCTACGACGTCGCCTCCACCGCCTTCGACAACGTGCTCGCCTGGTCCGGGCGCGAGGGCGCCGACATCCACGCGGTGGCGCGGGCGTCCGAGCGCATGGGCCTGCCGGTGTACGTGCGCCCGGAGATCGGTGACTGGGAAGACCTGCGCGGCCGCCTGCTGGCGGTGGACGCGGTGGACACGGCCTACGCCCTGGTGCTCCGGAGGATCCTGCTGGCCCACGGACTGGACATGTTGCGCGGCGACTACGAGCTGGACCCGGTCGGGGCCACGGGGCCGCGCTTCGAATCCATGAAAAGCGGCAAGACCTTCGCCGGCATCCTGAACCCGCCATGGGACCACAGGGCGGAAGCCGAGGGCATGCGCCGCATCGCGGACTACCGCGAAGTGCTGCCCAACTACCCGGGCGGGGTCTTCGCGGTCACCACCGCGTGGGCGGCGGCACACCGGCGGGAGCTGGTGGATCTCCTCAAGTGCCTCGCCGAGTCCACCGCGTGGGGCAACGACCCCGCCAACCGGGCGGAGGCGCGGGGAGTGCTGCGCGACGCCTTGGAACTCGACGAGGCAGGGGCGGCCAAGGAGCTGTCCTCCCTGCCGGCGACCACGGAACTCGACGTCGACGGGTTGCAGGTGCCGCTGGATCTCCGGGTCTCGTTCGAGCTGCCGCCCGGCAAGGGCGCCGACCTCGCCGTCTACTACGACCCGCGGTATCACGCCGAAGCGGCCGGGTAG
- a CDS encoding P-II family nitrogen regulator, translated as MKKIEAIIKPFRLDEVKEALTAVGVSGMTVSEVKGFGRQKGHTELYRGAEYTVDFLPKVKIEVLVPEDLLAGAVDAILNSAQTGKIGDGKIFVTTVDEVIRIRTNERGDEALR; from the coding sequence ATGAAAAAGATAGAAGCCATCATCAAGCCCTTTCGGCTGGATGAAGTGAAGGAGGCGCTGACCGCCGTCGGCGTCTCGGGCATGACGGTCAGCGAGGTCAAGGGATTCGGGCGGCAGAAGGGCCACACCGAGCTTTACCGCGGCGCGGAGTACACCGTGGACTTCCTGCCCAAGGTCAAGATCGAGGTGCTGGTTCCCGAGGATCTGCTGGCCGGCGCCGTCGACGCAATCCTCAACTCGGCCCAGACCGGCAAGATCGGCGACGGCAAGATATTCGTCACCACCGTGGACGAGGTGATCCGCATCCGCACCAACGAACGCGGCGACGAAGCCCTGCGATAA
- a CDS encoding ammonium transporter, protein MNSGDTAWILTCSALVLMMSIPGLFLFYGGLVRTKNVLGTIMQTFVVVALISISWVLWGYTLAFGPDVGGIVGNFKWFALNGVGAEPNPDIVEGVPHLAFMVFQMMFAIITVALITGAFAERAKFSTFIVFALLWSTFIYSPLAHWAWGGGWMGSMGALDFAGGTVVHISSGVSALAAALLYGKRRGYGRDAMMPHNLPFSVIGAALLWVGWFGFNAGSALAADGLAAVAFVTTNTAAAAAALAWMFTEWATGGKPTLLGAATGAVAGLVSITPAAGFVSPGSAIIIGAGGGILCYAACNLKARMGYDDSLDVVGVHGVGGVWGALATGLFASTVVNSGGADGLFFGNPAQLWIQFISVVATMAFAFVGTLVILGVLNATMGLRLSDDDEQMGMDLSQHEERGYSW, encoded by the coding sequence ATCAACAGCGGTGACACCGCCTGGATACTCACCTGTTCGGCGCTGGTGCTGATGATGTCCATTCCGGGACTGTTCCTGTTCTACGGCGGCCTGGTCCGCACCAAGAACGTCCTCGGTACCATCATGCAGACCTTCGTCGTCGTCGCCCTCATCAGCATCTCGTGGGTGCTGTGGGGCTACACGCTGGCGTTCGGCCCGGACGTGGGCGGCATCGTCGGCAACTTCAAGTGGTTCGCCTTGAACGGCGTGGGCGCGGAGCCCAACCCCGACATCGTGGAGGGTGTCCCGCACCTGGCCTTCATGGTGTTTCAGATGATGTTCGCGATCATCACGGTGGCCCTGATCACCGGCGCGTTCGCGGAACGGGCGAAGTTCAGCACCTTCATCGTCTTCGCGCTCCTGTGGAGCACCTTCATCTACTCGCCGCTGGCGCATTGGGCGTGGGGCGGCGGCTGGATGGGTTCCATGGGCGCGCTGGACTTCGCCGGCGGCACCGTGGTGCACATCAGCTCCGGTGTCTCCGCGCTGGCCGCGGCCCTGCTCTACGGCAAGCGGCGCGGCTACGGGCGCGACGCCATGATGCCCCACAACCTGCCCTTCAGCGTCATCGGCGCCGCTCTCCTCTGGGTCGGCTGGTTCGGCTTCAACGCCGGCAGCGCGCTGGCGGCGGACGGCCTGGCGGCGGTGGCCTTCGTCACCACCAACACGGCGGCCGCGGCCGCGGCTCTGGCGTGGATGTTCACGGAGTGGGCCACCGGAGGCAAGCCCACCTTGCTCGGGGCCGCCACCGGCGCGGTCGCCGGCCTGGTCTCCATCACACCGGCCGCGGGCTTCGTAAGCCCCGGTTCCGCCATCATCATCGGCGCGGGCGGCGGCATCCTGTGCTACGCCGCGTGCAACCTCAAGGCGCGCATGGGCTACGACGACTCGCTGGACGTGGTGGGCGTGCACGGCGTCGGCGGCGTGTGGGGTGCCCTGGCCACCGGCCTGTTCGCCTCCACGGTCGTGAACTCCGGCGGCGCCGACGGACTGTTCTTCGGCAACCCCGCGCAACTATGGATCCAGTTCATCAGCGTGGTCGCCACCATGGCGTTCGCGTTCGTGGGCACGCTGGTGATCCTCGGCGTCCTCAACGCGACCATGGGTCTGCGCCTGTCCGACGACGACGAGCAGATGGGCATGGATTTGAGTCAACACGAGGAACGGGGTTATAGCTGGTAG
- a CDS encoding phosphoenolpyruvate carboxykinase (GTP), whose protein sequence is MDVNEAVRKFVKEAAAMCRPDNVVWCDGSEEERERLTQLAIREGDLIPLDQKSLPGCYLHRSASNDVARTEHLTFVCSREQDDAGPSNNWMAPDEAYHKLKMIFDGSMAGRTMYVVPFLMGPAGSPFSKVGIELTDSVYVALSMGSMTRMGQVALDHLGDSDDFTRGLHSKADLNIDRRFICHFPQDNTIWSVGSGYGGNALLAKKCMALRLASVLGEREGWLAEHMMIVGIESPEGETTYVCGALPSACGKTNLAMLVPPESMKGWRVFTVGDDIAWLRVGDDGRLWAVNPEAGFFGVVPGTNSRTNPNAMRTIRKNTIFTNVGLKPDGGVWWEGHDDPAPERVTDWRGRPWHLTKEGPVAHPNSRFTVPASECPSISLERENPQGVPISAILFGARRQKLVPLVYQSFDWAHGTFLGATLASETTAAATGAVGVVRRDPMAMLPFCGYNMGDYWNHWLSMGKRLTHPPKIFRVNWFQRDERGGFLWPGFGENLRVLQWIIERSRDGGSADETPIGYLPKPSSIDCAGADVTGGALNRLLHVDREGWRTNLRSQSEFFEKFEDRLPAGIKEQHANLRQRLRAG, encoded by the coding sequence ATGGATGTGAACGAGGCTGTTCGGAAGTTCGTGAAGGAAGCGGCGGCCATGTGCCGCCCCGACAACGTCGTCTGGTGCGACGGTTCGGAGGAAGAGCGGGAACGGCTGACCCAACTGGCGATCCGCGAGGGCGACCTGATCCCGCTGGACCAGAAGAGCCTGCCGGGCTGTTACCTCCACCGCAGCGCCTCCAACGACGTGGCGCGCACGGAGCACCTGACCTTCGTGTGTTCCCGCGAGCAGGACGACGCCGGCCCCTCCAACAATTGGATGGCGCCGGACGAAGCCTACCACAAGCTCAAGATGATCTTCGACGGCTCCATGGCCGGGCGCACCATGTACGTCGTTCCCTTCCTCATGGGACCGGCGGGCTCCCCCTTCAGCAAGGTCGGCATCGAGCTGACCGACAGTGTCTACGTGGCTCTCAGCATGGGTTCCATGACGCGCATGGGCCAGGTCGCCCTCGACCACCTCGGCGACTCCGACGACTTCACCCGCGGACTCCACTCCAAGGCGGACCTGAACATCGACCGGCGCTTCATCTGCCATTTTCCGCAGGACAACACCATCTGGAGCGTGGGTTCCGGCTACGGCGGCAACGCGCTGCTGGCCAAGAAGTGCATGGCGCTGCGGCTCGCCAGCGTCCTGGGCGAGCGGGAAGGCTGGCTCGCCGAGCACATGATGATCGTCGGCATCGAGAGTCCGGAGGGGGAGACCACGTACGTGTGCGGCGCGTTGCCGAGCGCCTGCGGCAAGACCAACCTCGCCATGCTGGTGCCACCCGAGTCCATGAAAGGCTGGCGCGTCTTCACCGTCGGGGACGACATCGCGTGGCTGCGGGTGGGCGACGACGGGCGCCTATGGGCGGTGAACCCCGAAGCCGGGTTCTTCGGAGTGGTTCCGGGGACCAACTCCAGGACCAACCCCAACGCCATGCGCACGATCCGGAAGAACACCATCTTCACCAACGTGGGGCTCAAGCCCGACGGCGGCGTATGGTGGGAGGGGCACGACGATCCGGCGCCCGAGCGCGTCACCGACTGGCGCGGGCGTCCGTGGCACCTCACCAAGGAGGGCCCGGTGGCCCATCCCAACAGCCGCTTCACCGTGCCAGCCAGCGAATGCCCGTCCATCTCGCTGGAGCGCGAGAACCCCCAGGGCGTCCCCATCAGCGCCATCCTCTTCGGCGCCCGGCGCCAGAAGCTGGTTCCGCTGGTCTACCAGTCCTTCGACTGGGCGCACGGCACCTTCCTCGGCGCCACCCTGGCGTCGGAGACCACCGCGGCCGCCACCGGAGCCGTCGGGGTGGTACGGCGCGATCCCATGGCCATGTTGCCGTTCTGCGGCTACAACATGGGCGACTACTGGAACCACTGGCTCTCCATGGGCAAGCGTCTGACCCATCCGCCCAAGATCTTCCGCGTGAACTGGTTCCAGAGAGACGAGCGCGGCGGATTCCTGTGGCCGGGGTTCGGTGAGAACCTGCGCGTGCTCCAGTGGATCATCGAGCGCTCCCGCGACGGCGGCAGCGCCGACGAGACTCCCATCGGCTACCTGCCCAAGCCTTCGAGCATCGACTGCGCCGGCGCCGACGTCACCGGCGGCGCCCTCAACCGTCTGCTCCACGTGGACCGGGAAGGCTGGCGCACGAACCTGCGCAGCCAGTCCGAATTCTTCGAGAAGTTCGAAGACCGCCTCCCGGCCGGGATCAAAGAACAGCACGCGAACCTCAGGCAGAGACTGCGGGCCGGTTAG